From a single Rutidosis leptorrhynchoides isolate AG116_Rl617_1_P2 chromosome 5, CSIRO_AGI_Rlap_v1, whole genome shotgun sequence genomic region:
- the LOC139849990 gene encoding F-box/FBD/LRR-repeat protein At5g56420-like codes for MAKSSNHIRVLYNHEGGGGMFRAALDEDRLSSLPHELIHQILSDFDTKFVVQTCLLLSPRWKLIWTSMPCLMFSSGDFKTLPKFAEFVKHVLSHRNHTVDFTGASVQELTVDSSSPEAHHEISPCLFSSHTLEHLTFRTFTFERCLTPKTPWDFPALTTLYLDDISLCDDEREYVDLFSKCVNLRNLTLERITVKAKVFDIITPRLSDLRLRLINDIDSNAIKVIAPRLENLTIIDCSIKELNIPSGFSSFYYKGYDPSQWFKGCFHSVNKVTVSLSIYCPNQPYLQEDARGIVNMLQELRSAKFLALNLDIVECISSFPDLLSGQPSPFSNLISLKVECGTRDACKVKISAEARKFFLENSPTATFIVKKQ; via the exons aTGGCAAAAAGTTCTAATCATATAAGAGTATTATATAACCATGAGGGTGGTGGTGGCATG TTTAGAGCAGCGCTGGATGAAGATAGATTGAGCAGCTTGCCTCATGAGCTTATTCATCAAATCCTATCTGACTTTGACACTAAATTTGTGGTTCAAACGTGTTTGTTGTTGTCTCCAAGATGGAAGCTTATCTGGACATCGATGCCCTGTCTCATGTTTTCAAGTGGAGATTTCAAAACATTACCCAAGTTTGCAGAATTCGTGAAACATGTTCTGTCTCATCGCAACCATACAGTAGATTTCACTGGAGCAAGTGTCCAAGAACTAACTGTTGATAGTAGTAGTCCCGAGGCACACCATGAAATTTCTCCTTGCCTCTTTAGCTCTCACACTCTTGAGCATCTCACCTTTAGAACTTTTACTTTTGAGCGTTGCCTTACACCGAAAACACCATGGGATTTTCCAGCTTTAACGACTTTGTATCTAGATGATATTTCGTTGTGTGATGATGAACGTGAATATGTTGATCTTTTCTCCAAGTGTGTCAACTTACGGAACCTCACTTTAGAAAGAATTACAGTCAAGGCTAAGGTTTTTGACATTATTACCCCCCGACTTTCTGATCTCAGACTTAGACTTATTAATGACATAGACTCAAATGCTATCAAAGTGATTGCACCTCGACTTGAGAATCTCACTATAATTGATTGCTCAATTAAGGAATTGAATATTCCATCAGGATTTTCGTCATTCTACTACAAAGGTTACGATCCTTCACAGTGGTTTAAAGGGTGTTTTCATTCTGTGAACAAAGTAACTGTCAGTTTGTCTATATATTGTCCAAATCAGCCATATTTGCAGGAAGATGCTCGTGGTATTGTTAACATGCTTCAAGAGTTGCGTAGTGCCAAATTTCTTGCGCTTAACTTAGACATTGTTGAG TGTATTTCCTCATTCCCGGATTTACTATCTGGTCAGCCTTCGCCCTTTAGCAACTTGATTAGCTTGAAAGTAGAGTGTGGCACAAGGGATGCATGCAAGGTTAAAATATCTGCTGAAGCTAGAAAGTTCTTTTTAGAGAACTCCCCAACTGCCACATTCATCGTGAAG AAGCAATGA